The nucleotide window GGAATATTGAGTGAAGAGGAGTATCGGGAAACGAAGAGAAGGCTCAGGGAGATTGAGGAGGAGTTTGAAAAATGGGAGCAGTCCTTGACACAAATGTGATAATCGAAATCGCCAGAGACAACGAGGAAGTCTTTGAAAAAGTCACGGCTTTGGACAACACATTTTACATAACCTCGATAACTAAGTTCGAAATTCTGGCTGGAATGCCGAGAAAGGACGAGCTGATATGGCTTGAAACCCTCATTGAGCTTCCGTTCGATGGGAAATGTGCAGAGATGGCGGCATATCTTCACAAGAAACTGAAAGAAAAAGGGAGTCCAATGTCCATGAGGGACCTATTCATAGCCTCAATTGCGATTGTCAACGGTCTGCCAA belongs to Thermococcus camini and includes:
- a CDS encoding type II toxin-antitoxin system VapC family toxin, coding for MGAVLDTNVIIEIARDNEEVFEKVTALDNTFYITSITKFEILAGMPRKDELIWLETLIELPFDGKCAEMAAYLHKKLKEKGSPMSMRDLFIASIAIVNGLPIITLDSDFEVLKELGFEVYII